In one window of Desulforhabdus amnigena DNA:
- a CDS encoding lytic transglycosylase domain-containing protein, producing MPLDDPDVRERFDREFTIVVYSHAQVYLWLKRMERYLPWVESQLAENNLPDDLKYVAVAESDLMPYAVSTAGAAGPWQFMSSTGARYGLDKSKDLDERYDFELATRSAFSYLKDLYGLFNNWTLAIASYNCGENRIQSEIAKQRVNSYYSLKLPLETERYIFRIAAIKEILSHPERYGYILPMGSGYPQIKSESVHVNLPYPIPLQMVAEAIGLTYRDFKKFNPAFISDKVPEGSQTLKVPAGKGSEFNSRMECLLASYKPVVLTHKVARGETLTGIAAQYDISTQSLREWNQIQGDTLLVDQVLKIYK from the coding sequence ATGCCACTCGATGATCCCGACGTTAGGGAACGGTTCGACCGGGAATTCACGATAGTGGTTTATAGCCACGCACAGGTGTATCTCTGGCTGAAACGTATGGAACGTTATCTTCCCTGGGTCGAAAGCCAGCTCGCAGAGAATAACCTTCCCGATGACTTGAAATACGTGGCGGTAGCCGAAAGCGACCTCATGCCCTATGCCGTCTCAACGGCAGGCGCTGCCGGGCCGTGGCAGTTTATGTCCAGCACGGGGGCGAGATATGGACTGGATAAATCCAAAGACCTCGATGAACGTTATGATTTTGAGTTGGCAACCCGGAGTGCTTTCAGTTATCTGAAGGATCTTTATGGGTTATTCAATAATTGGACGCTGGCCATAGCCAGTTATAACTGTGGGGAAAACAGAATCCAGAGTGAAATCGCCAAACAGCGAGTCAACAGTTATTATTCTCTCAAGCTTCCGCTGGAAACGGAACGCTATATTTTTCGAATTGCCGCCATTAAAGAAATTCTCAGCCACCCCGAGCGCTACGGCTATATATTGCCGATGGGATCTGGTTATCCACAGATAAAATCAGAGTCCGTGCATGTAAATCTACCTTATCCAATCCCTCTTCAAATGGTGGCTGAAGCAATTGGACTGACTTACAGAGATTTCAAGAAATTCAATCCTGCTTTCATTTCCGACAAAGTCCCGGAAGGATCCCAGACTCTCAAAGTGCCAGCCGGTAAGGGGAGCGAATTTAACAGCCGTATGGAATGCCTCCTTGCCAGCTACAAGCCGGTTGTTCTTACGCACAAAGTGGCGCGAGGGGAAACTCTCACCGGCATCGCCGCACAATATGACATCAGCACTCAGAGTCTTCGCGAGTGGAATCAAATTCAAGGGGATACCCTCCTCGTTGATCAGGTGCTCAAGATATATAAATGA
- a CDS encoding acyl carrier protein: MEEQIKGVVLTVIKKIAPEANLDHLKPNKSFRDQFDFDSIDFLNFALALQEKFAVKIPENDYPKLATLDGCIEYLKSKISAEVSARLLR, translated from the coding sequence ATGGAAGAACAAATCAAGGGGGTTGTCCTTACAGTCATCAAAAAAATCGCACCGGAGGCGAACCTCGATCATCTGAAACCCAACAAGAGTTTTAGAGACCAGTTTGATTTCGATTCCATCGATTTCTTGAACTTCGCACTCGCACTCCAAGAAAAATTCGCAGTAAAAATCCCGGAAAACGATTATCCCAAACTGGCTACTTTGGATGGTTGTATAGAGTATTTGAAGTCAAAGATTTCAGCTGAAGTTTCCGCCCGGCTCTTACGATAA
- a CDS encoding SIR2 family NAD-dependent protein deacylase — translation MADLLLQSRYAVALTGAGISVESGIPDFRSEKGLWSKYDPMEYGHIDSFRSNPAKVWKMLLEMDSVLMKAVPNSAHYALADLERRGILKAIVTQNVDSLHQKAGSLNVIEFHGNNRSLRCGRCSRKYARESVSFEKIPPLCACGYPLRPEFVFFGEEIPPDAYQKAMTSVQRCDLMLVVGTSATVAPASYLPRTAKSRGAILLEVNPAATELSHRMSDLHIAESAGKALPAIVAALDASSPKQRKNV, via the coding sequence ATGGCTGATCTGCTCTTGCAAAGTCGTTACGCGGTGGCTTTAACGGGAGCCGGGATATCTGTGGAGAGTGGTATCCCTGATTTTCGAAGCGAGAAAGGGCTGTGGTCCAAGTATGATCCCATGGAATATGGGCATATCGATTCCTTCCGTTCTAATCCTGCAAAGGTATGGAAAATGCTCTTGGAAATGGATTCGGTTTTGATGAAAGCCGTACCCAATTCGGCGCACTATGCTCTTGCAGACCTGGAACGACGAGGAATCCTTAAAGCTATTGTGACGCAGAATGTGGACAGCTTGCACCAGAAAGCGGGTAGCCTCAATGTGATCGAATTTCATGGCAACAATCGGTCACTTCGTTGCGGCCGCTGTTCTCGGAAGTATGCCAGAGAGAGTGTCTCTTTTGAAAAGATACCTCCTTTGTGTGCGTGCGGTTATCCTTTGAGACCGGAATTCGTCTTTTTTGGTGAAGAAATACCCCCGGATGCCTATCAAAAAGCAATGACATCCGTGCAACGCTGTGATTTGATGCTTGTGGTGGGAACATCCGCAACTGTGGCTCCAGCGTCATATCTGCCGCGGACTGCGAAGAGCAGGGGGGCGATTCTCCTAGAAGTCAATCCCGCAGCCACAGAACTTTCACATAGAATGTCGGATCTCCATATAGCCGAATCGGCAGGAAAAGCCCTGCCGGCCATTGTGGCGGCATTAGATGCGAGCAGTCCGAAACAGAGGAAGAATGTATAA
- the pgm gene encoding phosphoglucomutase (alpha-D-glucose-1,6-bisphosphate-dependent) has translation MAINDLAGKPAPRYMLTNIPRLITAYYTHQPDVAEPSQRVEFGTSGHRGSSLRKSFNEHHILATTQAICDYRKINGITGPLFLGKDTHALSEPSFVTALEVLAGNGVEVMMQADLGYTPTPVISHAILVYNQKKTSGFSDGIVITPSHNPPEDGGFKYNPPHGGPADTQVTQWIQDRANELLKGSNKEVQRVGYEKAVSLNTTHKYDYIRPYVEDLRNVVDVEIIKSAGIRIGADPMGGSSVAFWEPIAEIHQLNIQLVNPAVDPTFSFMTVDKDGKIRMDCSSPFAMASLIRLKDNYDVAFGNDPDSDRHGIVTHSSGLMNPNHYLSVAIWFLFQNRPEWSRNSAVGKTLVSSSMIDRIARHLGRKLSEVPVGFKWFVEGLIDGSYGFAGEESAGASFLRKNGTVWTTDKDGIIMDLLSAEITARTGKDPAEHYETLVSQFGNPVYERIDVPATPEQKAVLKKLSPDQISASTLGGETILAKLTAAPGNGAAIGGLKVITENGWFAARPSGTEDIYKIYTESFKGKEHLLKIQEEARSIVSNAFKIAGV, from the coding sequence ATGGCGATAAATGACTTGGCAGGAAAGCCGGCCCCCCGATACATGCTCACAAATATTCCCCGATTGATCACGGCCTATTACACTCATCAGCCAGATGTTGCAGAACCCTCTCAAAGGGTGGAATTTGGCACTTCAGGGCATAGGGGTTCGTCCCTGAGAAAGAGTTTCAATGAACACCACATCCTCGCCACCACGCAGGCCATCTGCGACTATCGGAAGATCAATGGTATCACTGGACCACTCTTTTTGGGAAAGGATACACATGCCCTTTCAGAACCCAGTTTCGTAACCGCCCTGGAAGTCCTTGCCGGAAACGGTGTGGAAGTCATGATGCAGGCAGACTTGGGCTACACTCCCACTCCCGTCATTTCTCATGCTATTCTAGTCTACAATCAAAAGAAAACATCAGGTTTTTCAGATGGTATAGTGATCACCCCGTCTCATAACCCTCCGGAAGATGGAGGATTCAAGTACAATCCGCCCCACGGAGGCCCGGCAGACACTCAGGTCACCCAGTGGATTCAGGACCGAGCCAATGAACTCTTAAAAGGAAGCAACAAAGAGGTTCAACGGGTGGGTTACGAAAAGGCCGTCTCCTTAAACACTACTCATAAATATGATTACATTCGCCCCTATGTCGAAGACCTTCGCAACGTCGTCGATGTGGAGATTATAAAATCTGCCGGAATTCGTATTGGTGCGGACCCAATGGGAGGTTCATCTGTTGCTTTCTGGGAACCCATTGCGGAAATCCACCAGTTGAATATCCAGTTGGTGAATCCCGCTGTAGATCCTACTTTCAGTTTCATGACCGTGGACAAGGATGGAAAGATTCGAATGGATTGTTCATCCCCTTTCGCCATGGCTAGTCTCATCCGTTTGAAAGACAACTATGATGTCGCTTTTGGAAACGATCCCGACAGTGATCGACACGGTATTGTAACCCACAGCAGCGGACTTATGAACCCGAACCATTACCTCTCAGTTGCTATCTGGTTCCTGTTTCAGAACAGGCCCGAATGGAGCCGAAATTCAGCGGTCGGAAAGACGCTCGTCAGCAGCAGTATGATCGATCGTATAGCCAGACATTTGGGCAGAAAGCTTTCAGAGGTCCCTGTCGGTTTCAAATGGTTCGTAGAGGGGTTGATTGACGGGAGCTATGGATTTGCAGGGGAAGAAAGTGCAGGGGCTTCCTTCTTGCGCAAGAACGGTACTGTCTGGACCACGGATAAAGATGGAATCATAATGGATCTGCTTTCCGCTGAAATAACGGCCCGCACAGGAAAAGACCCCGCAGAACACTACGAAACCCTGGTTTCACAGTTCGGAAATCCCGTTTATGAGAGGATAGACGTCCCGGCGACACCCGAACAGAAGGCGGTACTCAAGAAGCTTTCTCCCGATCAAATCAGCGCTTCTACCCTAGGGGGGGAGACTATCCTGGCCAAACTCACTGCAGCTCCGGGAAACGGGGCCGCCATAGGGGGACTCAAGGTGATTACCGAGAACGGATGGTTTGCCGCACGGCCATCTGGGACAGAAGATATTTATAAGATCTACACGGAAAGTTTCAAAGGAAAAGAGCATCTTTTGAAAATACAGGAAGAAGCGCGCTCCATTGTAAGCAATGCGTTTAAAATTGCAGGCGTCTGA
- the acs gene encoding acetate--CoA ligase, which translates to MANDVFPVPESWKKSAFCDNETYLKMYERSIKDPEGFWGEQAKRLDWFKPWTKVKDGSFEGDIRIKWFVDGKLNVSYNCLDRHLEKRGDQVAIIYEGDDPNVSKSFTYRQLHEQVCRCANVLKSQGLKKGDRVTIYLPMIPELAIVMLACTRIGVIHSIVFAGFSPDSLAGRIQDCGGKIVITADEGLRGGKKVPLKVNTDEAVSKCPDVEKVIVVKHTGGDVPITPGRDIDYHEAMKTASADCPPEEMDAEDPLFILYTSGSTGKPKGVLHTTGGYLVYASLTHQYVFDYHDGDIYWCTADIGWITGHSYIVYGPLANGATSIMFEGIPNYPDWSRFWDVVDKHKVNIFYTAPTAIRALMRQGDGPVKKTSRKSLKLLGTVGEPINPEAWLWYYNVVGEKRCPIVDTWWQTETGGILITPLPGATDMKPGSATRPFFGVQPAIVDPEGKFMEGPATGYLVMKDSWPGMLRTVYGDHERFKQTYFSNYPGLYFTGDGARRDEDGYYWITGRVDDVINVSGHRMGTAEIESALVAHPAVAEAAVVGYPHDIKGQGIYAYVTLTAGKEPSEELRDELVKWVRKEIGPIASPDFIQWAPGLPKTRSGKIMRRILRKVAANEVSDLGDTSTLAEPAVVDDLIQHRQAVSK; encoded by the coding sequence ATGGCTAATGATGTGTTTCCCGTTCCCGAATCTTGGAAAAAGTCTGCTTTTTGTGACAATGAAACCTATCTGAAGATGTACGAACGCTCCATAAAGGACCCTGAAGGATTTTGGGGGGAACAAGCCAAGAGGTTGGATTGGTTTAAACCTTGGACAAAGGTAAAAGACGGTTCTTTTGAAGGCGACATCCGCATCAAGTGGTTCGTGGACGGTAAGCTCAATGTGAGCTACAATTGTTTGGACCGACATTTGGAAAAGCGCGGAGACCAGGTTGCGATCATCTATGAGGGAGACGATCCCAACGTTAGCAAGAGCTTCACTTACCGGCAATTGCATGAACAGGTTTGTCGCTGCGCCAATGTTCTCAAGTCACAAGGATTGAAAAAGGGTGACCGAGTCACCATTTATCTTCCAATGATTCCCGAACTGGCCATCGTTATGCTGGCCTGTACACGAATTGGTGTCATCCATTCCATAGTTTTCGCAGGATTTTCTCCGGATTCCCTCGCAGGGCGCATCCAGGATTGCGGCGGCAAGATAGTGATCACTGCAGATGAAGGATTGCGCGGTGGCAAGAAAGTGCCTCTCAAGGTAAACACCGACGAAGCTGTTTCCAAATGCCCCGACGTTGAGAAGGTCATCGTCGTGAAACACACCGGTGGCGATGTCCCTATCACACCCGGTAGAGACATTGACTATCACGAAGCCATGAAAACAGCCTCTGCCGATTGTCCGCCCGAAGAAATGGATGCGGAGGACCCACTTTTCATTCTTTACACCTCAGGGTCGACCGGCAAGCCCAAGGGCGTTTTGCACACCACAGGCGGCTACCTGGTCTACGCATCCTTAACACATCAGTATGTGTTCGACTATCATGATGGCGACATCTACTGGTGTACCGCCGACATCGGTTGGATCACCGGCCACAGCTACATCGTCTATGGACCTCTTGCCAATGGTGCAACCAGCATCATGTTTGAAGGCATCCCCAATTATCCCGATTGGTCCCGTTTCTGGGATGTCGTAGACAAGCACAAAGTCAATATTTTCTACACGGCCCCTACAGCCATTCGCGCTCTCATGCGCCAGGGCGATGGACCGGTGAAGAAGACCTCGCGTAAGAGCTTGAAATTGCTTGGCACAGTAGGTGAACCCATCAACCCCGAAGCATGGTTGTGGTACTACAATGTTGTTGGAGAGAAAAGATGTCCTATTGTTGACACCTGGTGGCAGACCGAAACCGGTGGAATTCTCATTACTCCCCTTCCAGGGGCTACAGATATGAAGCCGGGTTCTGCAACACGGCCTTTCTTTGGAGTACAGCCGGCCATTGTCGACCCTGAAGGAAAGTTCATGGAAGGTCCGGCGACAGGCTATCTGGTCATGAAGGATTCCTGGCCGGGAATGTTGAGAACCGTTTATGGGGATCACGAGCGTTTCAAACAGACCTACTTCTCCAACTATCCGGGACTGTACTTCACCGGTGACGGCGCCCGCCGCGACGAAGACGGCTACTATTGGATCACCGGCCGCGTCGATGACGTTATCAATGTCTCCGGTCACCGCATGGGTACAGCGGAAATAGAAAGCGCACTAGTGGCTCATCCCGCAGTCGCTGAAGCTGCAGTTGTCGGTTATCCCCATGACATCAAGGGGCAGGGAATTTACGCCTATGTCACCCTGACCGCCGGGAAGGAACCCAGCGAAGAGCTTCGAGACGAACTTGTGAAATGGGTAAGAAAGGAAATCGGACCCATTGCATCCCCCGACTTCATTCAGTGGGCTCCGGGACTTCCCAAAACCCGTTCCGGAAAGATCATGCGCCGCATTCTGCGCAAGGTCGCCGCCAATGAAGTGAGCGATCTGGGCGATACCTCTACCCTCGCCGAACCTGCAGTGGTCGACGATCTCATTCAACACCGCCAGGCCGTATCCAAATAA
- a CDS encoding lytic transglycosylase domain-containing protein, producing the protein MRVKIMQYRIIFIFCAVLYFIPFIILSNGSGNVFTWIIYLTGDTSIYDPHIKSVCSEYGLDHRLVKALIRAESRFDHHAISPQGAIGLMQLMPSTARDMGVKDPFDPEENIKGGVRYLKYLLKRFNNDVTLALAAYNAGPETVKRYGSVPPYNETKEYLKKVLEFYSQYKRKT; encoded by the coding sequence ATGCGTGTGAAAATTATGCAATATCGAATAATTTTCATTTTCTGCGCAGTATTGTATTTTATCCCATTCATCATCTTATCCAATGGTTCTGGCAACGTTTTTACCTGGATCATCTATCTCACCGGAGATACTTCCATTTATGACCCACACATTAAGAGTGTCTGTTCTGAATACGGTCTCGATCATCGTTTGGTCAAAGCGCTTATACGGGCTGAATCCCGGTTTGATCATCATGCCATATCTCCTCAAGGAGCGATAGGCCTCATGCAACTGATGCCAAGCACCGCCAGGGATATGGGAGTCAAAGACCCCTTCGATCCTGAGGAAAATATCAAAGGTGGTGTGCGCTACTTGAAATATTTGCTCAAACGATTCAATAACGATGTCACTTTGGCTCTCGCTGCTTACAATGCGGGACCAGAGACTGTAAAACGCTATGGATCTGTCCCACCCTATAACGAAACCAAAGAGTATCTCAAAAAAGTGCTGGAGTTCTACTCGCAGTACAAGCGAAAAACCTGA
- a CDS encoding RrF2 family transcriptional regulator yields MKLSTRSRYGTRLMLEMAIHFDEGPIHLAEIARRQEISVKYLEQIIIPLKKAGYVKSVRGPKGGHMLAKPPHAIHMDEIVSLLEGGIGITECSENSNGCERSSLCHMRFLWKEITEAIHERLHNITLLDLVRMNSEES; encoded by the coding sequence GTGAAATTATCGACGCGAAGCAGATACGGCACCAGACTGATGCTGGAGATGGCCATCCACTTTGATGAAGGCCCCATTCACCTGGCAGAAATTGCCCGTCGGCAAGAGATTTCCGTCAAATACCTCGAGCAAATCATCATTCCTCTCAAGAAAGCCGGTTATGTGAAGAGCGTTCGAGGGCCGAAGGGAGGACACATGCTGGCAAAACCGCCTCATGCGATCCACATGGATGAAATTGTGTCTCTTCTTGAAGGGGGGATAGGAATTACCGAGTGCAGCGAAAATTCCAACGGTTGTGAACGATCCAGTCTCTGCCATATGCGATTTCTCTGGAAAGAAATCACCGAAGCCATTCACGAGCGACTGCACAACATCACCCTTTTGGATCTGGTTCGAATGAATTCAGAGGAATCTTAA
- a CDS encoding bifunctional acetyl-CoA hydrolase/transferase family protein/GNAT family N-acetyltransferase encodes MLTNYWPDDYLAKQHTAKEAIGFIHAGQRVFIGSSCGEPQCLVRELASQSGSFTDLEIVRLLSLETAPITLIASETSRQSFHIRSFYSGSTLPQPLAMNRRFFTPINLSALPYLFQTRQIPIHVALIQVSPPDDFGWMSLGVSVDITLAAALSADLVIAQVNPRMPRVLGRSFMHVNDVDVIVEHEEELLTIGDIVEPESARLIAKNVTKLIDDGATLQLGLGATPQATLLALADKNDLGIHTQSLTHGIMELVSRGVINNRKKGVNPGKLVASSAIGTSNLYEFLHDNPGIEFHPSDYVNNPGVIASHNRMTSLNVATVMDLTGQVAVDAPPHNHFSGVTGMLDFVRGAAQSQGGKSILMIPSTSRSGKTSRIVPILDNLAVVVPRSDVYYVVSEYGVVNLFGKSIQERAIAMISLAHPDFRDELFYNAQKLGLIGKERSLKESIHAVYPVKWEESIEIDGKKVTIRPVKSVDERRIQEHFYNLDMNDIISRFFHKKNSFVRDDVASMYQIDYVKEMTMVAVTGEFGFGKIIALGGYVLEQNRNVAEVAFSVNKEWQNKGLSKIIFRKLYEIARENGISGFVAYTSMNNKSMIRLFKSLPCKVTTAHEDDLICMHCELQSGDTEKENKSR; translated from the coding sequence ATGCTTACAAATTATTGGCCTGATGACTATCTTGCAAAACAACACACGGCAAAAGAGGCGATCGGATTCATTCATGCGGGACAAAGAGTCTTTATTGGATCCTCTTGCGGTGAACCCCAATGCCTTGTCAGGGAATTGGCATCTCAGTCAGGCAGTTTCACCGATCTGGAGATTGTTCGCCTTCTGAGCCTAGAAACCGCACCTATTACCCTGATAGCCAGTGAAACTTCTCGGCAGAGTTTTCACATCAGGTCTTTCTACTCCGGTTCTACCCTCCCTCAACCTCTTGCCATGAACCGGCGTTTTTTTACACCCATCAACCTTTCCGCCCTCCCCTATCTCTTTCAGACCCGGCAGATTCCGATCCATGTTGCTTTGATTCAAGTTTCCCCCCCCGATGATTTCGGCTGGATGAGCCTTGGGGTTTCCGTTGACATCACTTTGGCCGCTGCCCTTTCTGCTGATCTCGTCATTGCTCAGGTGAATCCTCGAATGCCCCGAGTCCTCGGCAGGAGTTTTATGCACGTAAACGATGTGGATGTGATCGTCGAACATGAAGAGGAACTGCTCACCATCGGGGATATCGTTGAACCGGAATCCGCAAGGCTCATTGCAAAAAATGTAACGAAGCTCATCGATGACGGCGCCACACTCCAACTGGGCCTGGGTGCAACCCCTCAAGCAACCCTGCTGGCTCTGGCAGACAAGAACGATCTTGGAATTCACACTCAGTCTCTCACACATGGTATCATGGAACTTGTTTCAAGAGGGGTGATCAATAATCGCAAGAAAGGGGTCAACCCCGGCAAGCTGGTGGCCAGCAGTGCCATAGGAACATCCAACCTCTATGAATTTTTGCACGATAACCCTGGTATAGAATTTCATCCTTCCGATTATGTGAATAATCCTGGCGTCATTGCCAGCCATAACCGCATGACGTCTCTCAACGTTGCAACAGTGATGGATCTCACTGGGCAAGTGGCAGTGGACGCCCCTCCTCATAATCATTTTTCAGGGGTCACCGGAATGCTGGACTTCGTTCGAGGAGCGGCCCAGTCGCAGGGCGGGAAGTCGATTCTCATGATCCCATCCACATCCAGAAGCGGGAAAACGAGCCGCATTGTACCCATTTTGGATAACCTGGCAGTAGTGGTTCCAAGGAGTGATGTGTATTATGTCGTGAGTGAATATGGGGTTGTCAATCTCTTCGGGAAGAGCATCCAGGAACGTGCCATTGCCATGATCAGCCTCGCCCACCCGGATTTTCGTGACGAACTCTTTTACAACGCTCAGAAGCTCGGATTGATAGGAAAGGAAAGAAGCCTGAAGGAATCCATTCATGCCGTCTATCCTGTAAAATGGGAAGAATCCATCGAAATCGATGGGAAAAAGGTCACCATCCGCCCTGTAAAATCTGTAGACGAACGACGTATCCAGGAACACTTTTACAACTTGGATATGAACGATATCATTTCAAGATTCTTTCACAAAAAAAACAGCTTTGTGCGCGACGATGTAGCCTCCATGTATCAAATCGATTATGTGAAAGAAATGACCATGGTGGCGGTTACCGGCGAGTTTGGTTTTGGGAAAATCATCGCACTTGGCGGCTATGTTTTGGAGCAAAATAGAAATGTTGCAGAAGTGGCTTTCAGCGTCAACAAGGAATGGCAAAACAAGGGGCTTTCAAAGATTATATTTCGAAAACTCTATGAAATAGCTCGTGAAAATGGAATTTCTGGTTTTGTGGCTTATACTTCTATGAACAATAAATCCATGATACGGCTTTTCAAATCTCTGCCATGCAAGGTGACGACCGCTCATGAAGACGACCTCATCTGCATGCATTGCGAACTTCAATCGGGAGATACCGAAAAAGAGAACAAGTCCCGCTAA
- the ndk gene encoding nucleoside-diphosphate kinase → MERTLSIIKPDGVRKNVIGEVIKRFEGAGIHIVAMKMLKLSKEDAKRFYAVHKDRPFYDSLTDFMSSGPIVVMVLEGNDVIKKNRELMGATNYKEAAAGTIRRDFATDIEQNVVHGSDGPDTAVVEIAFFFNQLEIYS, encoded by the coding sequence ATGGAACGTACTTTGTCCATCATCAAACCAGATGGGGTCCGGAAAAATGTAATCGGTGAAGTGATAAAGCGTTTTGAGGGAGCCGGCATCCACATTGTTGCCATGAAAATGTTGAAGTTAAGCAAAGAAGACGCCAAGCGTTTCTATGCCGTGCACAAAGATCGCCCGTTTTATGATAGCCTGACGGATTTTATGTCTTCCGGCCCCATCGTAGTGATGGTATTGGAAGGAAATGACGTGATCAAAAAGAATCGTGAACTCATGGGTGCAACGAATTATAAAGAAGCTGCTGCCGGCACCATCCGCCGAGACTTTGCTACGGATATCGAACAAAATGTGGTCCATGGATCGGATGGTCCGGATACGGCCGTTGTCGAAATCGCTTTTTTCTTCAACCAATTGGAAATTTATTCGTAA